In Chromatiaceae bacterium, the DNA window CCGCATGCGCTTATTCAACTCCACATGCAGGGGGATGACGGCCCCGCCCGTGTGCCCGAAGATGTGCTCCACGCCGAGATCAACGAGAACATCGAAAAAGAGGCTGGCGCCGGTCTGGCTGGGGCTGGACATGGTGGGGAACCGCTGGCTGGGGAATGACAGGGCCTATCCTGACGCCGTTAGCGCCCTGGAATCAAGATGAGGTTGTCGGGAATTTACGAGTTGTCAGGCGGCAGCCTTGGTCGGCTTGTAAAAGATATGGTTGCCAATGCGGGTGGTCTTTTTGAAGGTGCGTGACCAGTCGGGTTTGACGCGGGTCGCGTGGAAATAGAGGGCGCCCTCGGTGGGGTCCTTATGCAGGCCAGCCAGGGTCTTGCGGGCAATTTCCAGGGAGTCTTGCCAGGCGTCCGAGTCCTTGGGAGGCGCTTTGGGCTTCTGGCACCACCAGGAAAACTGGCAACTCTTTCCGTCGCGCTGCTTGACGACACCACAGACCGACTTCGGGAAGGCAGCGGACTTGACGCGGTTGAGGGTGACGGCGGCCACGGCCTGTTTGCCGGTATGCGACTCCGCGCCGGCCTCGTGAAAAATGTTGAGGGCCAGACAGTGCAGTTCCCCATCCAGGTTGCCGGCGCCCTTGTCCGCTTGGGAGTTCGAGGATTTCACCTTTTTGATTGAGGGGTTGCGGGGCTTTTTGGCGTCGCCGTCGCCGCTGGCCTCGGCATCCCGATCGGCCTCCTGGCGATTTTTGGGATCCTCGTCAAGGGCGACGGGGAGCGGGGATTCATGGTCCAGGTTAGCCGAGGCCGGGTTCATCGGGGCGGAAGCCATGATGCTAGCCGCGAGAATCAGGGTGCGGACGTCCAGGTTCATGATCGAAACCTCATGACAAATCATTAAGTCAGGAGGTGGATATCCTAAGGGTTTCCCTATTCCCAGTCAAGGCGTAGGAATCTATTGGTAATTAATATGTTTATAAACAATTAGTTATTAGAGTAATGCCGAGGGTCTAAGGACTGGAATGGCCTGAGGCTGTAAACCCGTTCCATCATGCGCGTCAGGCCTTGCGCGCGGTAGCGCGGGGTGGTGGCGAAAAGATCCAGGGCCGCGATTTCGGTGAGGTTGAAGCGGTCGGCGAAAAGAGCGCGGACCTCGGGCTCGGTTACGGCGAAGGGCGGTCCTGCCCGCTCGGTCTGTTCATAGTCCAGGGTTATAAGGAGTCCGCTGACCGCTGGCGGTAGCAGGTTACGCAGGTGATGGGCGTAGGCGGCCCGCAGGGCCGGTGGCAGGGCGATCAGGGAGGCACGGTCAAAGAGGGCGGTCACGTCCGCGACCTCTTCAGGTCCCAGGTCAAAGAAGTCGCCACACAGAATTTCCAGTTCGTCGACGCGGTAACGCCTGAAGGGTGGTTCCTCGCTAATGCTGGGCGTGAGGCCGTTTTCGGTGAAGAAGGCCTCGACCCCGAGGGTGCTGATCTCAACCCCCAGAACTCGGAAACCCTCGCCCGCCAGCCAGAGCATGTCCCGGGTTTTGCCGCAGAGGGGTACCAGGACGCGAGCGCCGGCCTTCACCCCGGGAGGAGGCCAGTAAGCCTGCAAGTGGGGGTTGATGTCGTTCTGATGCCAGCCGGTCTCGCCCTTGAGCCAGCGTTGATGCCAAAAGTCATGATTCATGGTGGCTGGGTTTCCCGTGGGTCGGTGGGGTACGGGCCAAAATGACGCGCCTCTTCCTGAAGGGGAACTGGCTTGCGGGTAGCGAGGCCCTGATTGAGTGGGGCTCATTTTTAGTTTCGCCTTCAGGCTGTTACTCCCGTCAGCCGGTGGGCCAATCCGCCCCGGCCTGGTCCAGAAAGCGGCTGGCATCCTCCGCCAGGGGGCGCAACAGGTGGGCGGGGAGCTGATCGCCCGCCTGTCCCCGGGCGATGGCGCGCATGAGCAGCGCCGCCTGCTCCTGGGTCAGGAGGCCTTGGGGCAAGGCCTCGCCAAGAGCCAGATGCCAGCCTGCTGGGGGCTCGGCGCCTGCTCCTGGCCAGCCGCCTGGGCGGCGGTGCAGAGGAGGGCGCCGAGAATGAGTTCGGCGGCGGGGCCAGGACAGGATTGGGCGATGAGGACCTCGGTGGCCTGAAGCCTTTCCCGTGCCTGGCGAAGCAGGCGGGGGAGGGGCGGAGTGGGCGCCGGGGCGACGGTGGCATCAAAGAGGGTTTCGGTCTCGATGGCGGGAGAGGTGGTGCCCAGGCGCTGGAGGCTGATCAGGGTGCGGCGGTCGATGAGGGCGACGGGGACTGGGTCGGACCGGTCGCGGGCGGCGAGATCGGCGGCCTCGTCCACCTGGTCCAGGACCACC includes these proteins:
- a CDS encoding cell wall hydrolase; protein product: MNLDVRTLILAASIMASAPMNPASANLDHESPLPVALDEDPKNRQEADRDAEASGDGDAKKPRNPSIKKVKSSNSQADKGAGNLDGELHCLALNIFHEAGAESHTGKQAVAAVTLNRVKSAAFPKSVCGVVKQRDGKSCQFSWWCQKPKAPPKDSDAWQDSLEIARKTLAGLHKDPTEGALYFHATRVKPDWSRTFKKTTRIGNHIFYKPTKAAA
- a CDS encoding thiopurine S-methyltransferase encodes the protein MNHDFWHQRWLKGETGWHQNDINPHLQAYWPPPGVKAGARVLVPLCGKTRDMLWLAGEGFRVLGVEISTLGVEAFFTENGLTPSISEEPPFRRYRVDELEILCGDFFDLGPEEVADVTALFDRASLIALPPALRAAYAHHLRNLLPPAVSGLLITLDYEQTERAGPPFAVTEPEVRALFADRFNLTEIAALDLFATTPRYRAQGLTRMMERVYSLRPFQSLDPRHYSNN